One region of Paucibacter aquatile genomic DNA includes:
- a CDS encoding response regulator transcription factor produces the protein MASSILLVEDDERLAELVAEALRKAGYEVSLAATGPEGERLMREQPFDVVLLDGHLPGKDGFDVLRDVRPVFHGRIVMLTARNDDIDQVLGLEGGADDYITKPVAPRVLLARLKALLRREVAPAGEADEDADLRFGELLIRPAARDVLRAGERVELTTAEYELLLFLAERAGQVVSRDDIMQGLRGLEFDGLDRAIDARVSRLRKKIGDDPQAAERIKTVRGQGYLFARD, from the coding sequence ATGGCCTCCTCCATCCTGCTTGTGGAAGATGACGAACGCCTGGCCGAGCTGGTGGCCGAGGCCCTGCGCAAGGCCGGCTACGAGGTCAGCCTGGCCGCCACCGGCCCCGAGGGCGAGCGCCTGATGCGCGAACAGCCCTTCGATGTGGTGCTGCTGGACGGACACCTGCCGGGCAAGGACGGCTTCGACGTGCTGCGCGATGTGCGGCCGGTCTTCCATGGCCGCATCGTCATGCTGACCGCGCGCAATGACGACATCGATCAGGTCCTGGGCCTGGAGGGCGGCGCTGACGACTACATCACCAAGCCGGTGGCGCCGCGCGTGCTGCTGGCCCGACTCAAGGCCTTGCTGCGCCGCGAGGTGGCGCCGGCCGGCGAGGCGGACGAAGACGCCGACTTGCGTTTCGGTGAGCTGCTGATCCGCCCGGCGGCGCGCGATGTGCTGCGCGCGGGCGAGCGGGTCGAGCTGACCACGGCCGAGTACGAACTGCTGCTCTTCCTGGCCGAACGGGCCGGCCAGGTGGTCAGCCGCGACGACATCATGCAAGGCCTGCGCGGCCTGGAGTTCGACGGCCTGGACCGCGCCATCGATGCCCGCGTCTCGCGCCTGCGCAAGAAGATTGGCGACGACCCGCAGGCCGCCGAGCGCATCAAGACCGTGCGCGGCCAGGGCTATCTGTTCGCGCGCGACTGA